The Haloplanus sp. GDY1 genomic sequence GGCGAGCCGGACAACTGGGGGGCCGGCGCGCAGTCCGGATCGGGCAACGACTCCAACATCACGTACACCCTCAACTACTCCATCTCCTGTGCCGAGGACCGGGCGACGTTCGCCCTCTCCCGGGACGTGTTGATGGAGTACGGCGAGGCGAAGGCCGAACAGCGCGGCGTCAAGACCGGCCGCGAGACGATGCTCTCGTGGGCCATCTCCCGCGTCGAGCGCGACGGGTGGGAACTCGTCGACTCGACCGACGACCGGTACGTGTTCCGGGGGAACGGGACGCTCCCGCGGAAGCTGGCGGAGCAGTTCGACTGAACGGCGCGAGGCGCCCCCGCGGCGTCCCGCGCCGTTCAGGTGTCTTTTTGTAACGTGCCGTCCGAGTGGCTCGTATGGACGACCACGCCCACGAGGATCACGACTCGCACAGCGACGACGAGGGGCGCGTCACCTCGCCCATGCAGGAGTTCACGACCGGCCAGGTCGGCGTCGGCTTCGTCGTCCTGCTGGTCGGCCTCGCGGTGACGTTCGGCCTGCCGCTGCTGTTCTGACCGATCGAGCGGTGCGAAGTGGAAGGACTACGTTACTCGACGACAGTACTAGTCACACACATGGGGTACGATTACACCGGCGACGCCGACCGAGAACTCGTCGACGCCTATCGAGCGGACGAATCGCCCTTCCCGACGGACTCCTCGCGGGAGTATCCCCGCCGCGACTTTCTGCGCGACGAGCCGCTCCTCCTCAAACAGCTCCTGTTCCCCCAGTGCTGGAACGCGACGGAACTGCTGGACGATCCGGACGAAACGCGTCGCCGCCTGACCCGGCTCGGGACGTGCATCCACAAAGGCATCACGGCCTACGCGGATCGAGATGGGGATTCCCTGACCGGGGTCGTGGACGAGACGCTCGACCGACTGCCGGAGATCCGAGACACGCTCAAGCGGGACGTCGAGGCCGCGTACAAGGGCGACCCCGCGGCCAGAAGCTACTGTGAGATCATC encodes the following:
- a CDS encoding DUF7550 family protein, producing the protein MDDHAHEDHDSHSDDEGRVTSPMQEFTTGQVGVGFVVLLVGLAVTFGLPLLF